One region of Glutamicibacter sp. B1 genomic DNA includes:
- the gdhA gene encoding NADP-specific glutamate dehydrogenase — protein sequence MDKHLATIRDEVFRRNPGEAEFHQAVTEVFESLEAVSLKHPEYAEAAILQRLCEPERQIIFRVPWVDDEGRVQINRGFRVEFNSALGPYKGGLRFHPSVYLGIVKFLGFEQIFKNSLTGMPIGGGKGGSDFDPRGKSDGEVMRFCQSFMTELYRHIGEYTDVPAGDIGVGGREIGYLFGQYKRITNRYESGVLTGKGLSWGGSLVRPEATGYGAVIFTEEMLKTRGQSFDGQRVIVSGSGNVAIHAIEKAQSLGAKVVTASDSAGFIVDEGGIDLELLRQIKEVERGRISEYAERRGTSKVKYVAGGSVWDIAGTVALPCATQNELGEEAAKKMVAAGTIAVAEGANMPTTAQATAIFQDAGVLFGPGKAANAGGVATSALEMQQNASRDSWSFEHTERRLSEIMVGIHDSCAATADEYGIPGNYVAGANIAGFVKVADAMLAQGVI from the coding sequence CTTGAAGCTGTTTCGCTTAAGCACCCTGAATACGCCGAGGCCGCCATTCTGCAGCGCTTGTGCGAACCCGAGCGACAGATTATTTTCCGCGTCCCTTGGGTGGACGACGAGGGACGAGTCCAGATCAACCGTGGTTTCCGCGTTGAATTCAACTCGGCACTGGGCCCATACAAGGGTGGTCTACGATTCCACCCTTCGGTTTACCTGGGCATCGTTAAGTTCCTAGGCTTTGAACAGATCTTCAAGAACTCTTTGACCGGTATGCCAATCGGTGGCGGTAAGGGTGGCTCGGACTTTGACCCACGAGGCAAGTCTGACGGAGAAGTAATGCGTTTCTGCCAGTCCTTCATGACTGAGCTGTACCGCCACATTGGTGAGTACACAGACGTTCCTGCAGGTGACATTGGTGTAGGTGGCCGCGAAATCGGTTACCTCTTCGGCCAGTACAAGCGCATCACCAACCGCTACGAATCCGGAGTTCTCACCGGTAAGGGCCTAAGCTGGGGCGGTTCATTGGTTCGCCCAGAAGCTACCGGCTATGGCGCTGTTATCTTTACCGAAGAAATGCTTAAGACTCGTGGTCAGTCCTTCGACGGCCAGCGCGTCATTGTTTCGGGTTCGGGAAATGTGGCAATCCACGCCATCGAAAAGGCACAGAGCCTCGGCGCCAAGGTCGTTACCGCCTCGGACTCCGCTGGATTCATCGTCGATGAGGGTGGCATCGATCTAGAATTGCTGCGTCAGATCAAGGAAGTTGAACGCGGACGCATTTCTGAGTACGCAGAACGCCGTGGCACCAGCAAGGTCAAGTACGTTGCCGGTGGCAGCGTATGGGACATCGCGGGCACCGTCGCATTGCCATGTGCTACCCAGAATGAGTTGGGCGAAGAGGCTGCCAAGAAGATGGTTGCCGCAGGCACTATCGCCGTTGCAGAAGGCGCCAACATGCCAACTACTGCACAGGCAACTGCTATCTTCCAGGACGCCGGGGTGCTGTTTGGCCCAGGTAAGGCTGCTAACGCCGGTGGCGTTGCAACCTCCGCCTTGGAAATGCAGCAGAACGCCAGCCGTGACTCGTGGAGCTTCGAGCACACCGAGCGCCGTCTGAGCGAGATCATGGTCGGCATTCACGACAGCTGTGCTGCCACCGCCGATGAGTACGGTATCCCAGGTAACTACGTCGCCGGTGCGAACATCGCAGGCTTCGTCAAGGTTGCTGATGCCATGCTGGCCCAGGGCGTCATCTAA